Genomic segment of Populus nigra chromosome 6, ddPopNigr1.1, whole genome shotgun sequence:
TACAGATGGAATTTCTAATATTTAACATGAATAGAGATGTATTAAGCTTCATGAAAGATATGTCTTATTATCCTTTTAGATGGTCAAAATTTTAGCATTAAACTTCCTAAACTTGATGCTTGACAATATTTTGCCAAgctaaaacaaatttttttttgaagtgcaGCTGCCATGATGGCTGCAATTACTGTCATAGAATCCTTTACAGGCATGATTATTGAATCATGGGCCCAATAATTCCAAAAACGTTCCAGTccattttgattcttttatgtaacacctgttatttttttctgttgctGGGATCCATTGATATCTTATCTGTAGAGGTTTTGGAATGTGAACTAAATTTTTCGTTTGCCATCTGTTGCTCGATATAATGTCAGATTCACATCAATGTATTTGTCTGCAGCAACACAGATGAAAAGCTTGTCGCAGCACTTTGCTCTCAACTTGGTGGTGATAAAAAGGGGCGGAGGTAGGGTTATTCAAATcatttcccttttgttttggtCGAGTTGTCTCATTGTTTTGGATATTTCATTGTGTGTGCTGTTTCCTTATTTATGCATTAACTTGACTTACTCGTATTATTCTTTATACCTTGTATGATACCTTAGTTTGAAATGTAATTATGTATCAGTCTACCTAGTTTTGAAGCAATGAATCTCATTCTCAGCTATTAACTAAATCCTATTTCATTACCTtttcaacatgaaaaaagaaaatgtcgTCTTTTCCACAGCCTGAATCATGAAATTGCTTCTGTACATCTTGAAATGCACTGTCCAGACAGTTGCAAGGTTCCAGTTCGTGTCTTATCTGAAAATGCCTGGAGAAaagaaatgttttcttttaaggtACCCACTATAATAGATTTGGTGGAGAGAGGTGGGCCCCATAGCTTAGATGGTTAAAGCAGGTGACTACCCAGCCTAGTGTTTAAACTTTGACCACTCATTACTTGCTGTCGGGTATGATGGGACATACATTTCCTTCTTGAGATGGGAAATCCTAATCAATTCAATGTACTGGAATTGAATCATTGAAACTTGGTTACAGGTCTTTTGTTGAAATGTAGTGGCCatactttttgttatttttattcattatttgttGTCAATGGTGCAAAATTTCCACACTGCATGTCTGGATGAATGAGCACTTTTCTCTGGGGTCTTTATTGTCCTGTAACTCTAATTTCTCTTTTGATAAAAATGAGAACTGTAATTTTGTTAATCCACAATGATACACCTATGTTCATTGCTTGACATTGTGACATACAAGTTATGCTAAGAAATAAGCCCATTTTAGATTTGATGTTTGCGTTTCTTTTAGTGGCTTATTCTTTATCGCGTTGTGGCTTTTGTAAATGAAtgtttgtaaaatatatatataatttttttccctacTTGTCCTCTCCCTGCTTTTGCTTTCCCCTCATTTCAGTAAGTTATATATTGCTGAAGCAAGGCCTATAGAAAATGCCAAatcttgtgttttcttttcaGGAAGTTATATATTGCTGACGCAAGACCTAGAAAAAATGCTTTAGCAAATGTGGCTATGGGAGGTGGCTCAGAATCACCATCTCACTATTTTCAATCCGAGGTTTGAGCTGTTTAGATATGTATCTCTAGTAGTCATCAGCTTTGATACCTCATTTTAATTGAtgtcatattcttttttttttaattttatttttaatctggTATCAGGTAGTTTTCTTTGGGATAGACAACATACATGCTATGCGTGAGAGTCTTTCTCGGCTTAGGGACTACTTGGATACTCATGGCTCCACTTCATCAGACGGAACATTATCACTCTTGGTTAGTTTATAAAcattaagaatttaaaatcaGGCACCTTCACCTGTGGAAAACTAGTAAATTAACATCAGTGGTAATAAGcagttcttttttctctctctcttaaataCAATTTAAGAAAATGATGATGTATTATTTTGTGCAAGTGAAACATGCATCTATCCATTTTTCGAGTTACATGTAAACATAATTGAGTAACCAGTCCTTGAATAACATCagatatataaacaaataatcaGATGTAATGCATGACTGTGCAGTACAGTTCCCTATTCTACCATTACCAAATGATTGGAATAACCCTCGTGAATGGGCTGTTGTTTGAGGCTCTGGGTTAAAGACTAGCGTTTTCATGTTCATTTCCTGTGACTAGAGTTTTCATGTTCATTTCCTGTGCTATTGTGAAAGTATCCTCAATTGGAAAAACATCGATTGCATTCAGCTATCTGTATGGCAACATATATTGGAGACACCATCCTGTTCACAATACAACTCTTATTCAATGCGCTGACATCCTCATGCCTTGTGTGCTTGTCTAATGATGCGCATGAGCCAATGTAAACCTTTATCTTGACATTGGTGCATCAATGATTTTATCTATAGTAAAAAACGTACTTAAATATGCTCCTCATCTTTAGTTgggattttttcaattaattcacGGCATTGATCTCTGGCTGATTAGCTAATAGCTCTAAAACACTTTGAAGGCTAAGTAAAGATATTTTCACAATATTGGTTCACAAGCTTTGCATTTGTTATGTTTCCTATGCTTTCTTACTGAACTTCAGCAGAAATGCAGTGTTTGTAGTAGGTGTTAATATCTCTATTTGTTCATTCCATTTTTCATTTACAGAGACATGGTGGCTGGACCTGGGGTGGAGGCAATCTCAGCAGTATGTCTGCTTCTGTGGCAACCCTCGGTGACAGTGGTTGGTTAATACATGTCCAAAGTGTCTTGGCTGGTTCAGCTTGGATTGCTGCTCGTGTTGCTTTGGAATCAGCATCAGTACTTGTACATTGCAGGTCAGATATCTTGACTTTATCCGTTATATTAATCTTTGTAATAACTGGCagaatcttttcttttctgttgccACAGTGATGAAATCTGAAGATTTTTAATGTTCTGCATGCTACATATCCTCTTTTTGTCCTTTTGGTTTGTAAATTCTATTTCATATGCTGTCAATCTATTTTAGTTTCTATTCATTATGCATAATCTAAAAGAAAAGCGCTTATTAATTCCATACATGGACTCCAATCTAAATCAAGCTTTCTTACTTGTTAATTCCATACATCAACTTCAAATCTGAATCAGGCGCTCTACCAATAGATCTTGCATCTACCTTTCTTCTTTGTGTAATCACATGGATTGAGCTTCACATACTGATTAGCAGAAAAACCTGGGTCTCATTGCCCAGCAGATCATGGTTTTATTTGTGAACTTGGCGAGTCATCTGCCTACGACCAGACTCCTGGCCCACATTTGTTCTGCTTTTCAACAGAGCAGAAAAAATTGCATAGCTGAATCTTCTAGCAAGCATTTCAGTTGAATAATTTGTCATTAtacatattttcattaattagcAAAATTTGCTATCAGAAAAAAGCTACCTTTCGTTTCTGTTTTCAATTTTGTGCTTGCTTTTAGAGCTTCTGTATGAGCTGAGTTCTTGtctttcattcttttgtttAGCGATGGATGGGATAGAACTAGTCAGCTGATTTCACTTGCTAATTTGTTGCTTGACCCTTACTATCGGACATTCACTGGGTTTCAGGTATTTTCTTCCACTGTAAGACTCCTTTGTTGGTTGTGTATTGCTTTGTATATGCTTAAGCCGTTGCACTTCCGAATGTACACATATTTCTCTCATGTTACTCTTATGTTACTGTTACTATAATATGAAAAGGATTTTTATGCCCCTCCAGATAAAAtagctttctttttccctgGATGTGAAATTTTACTTTCTGGAATATCTTAATTCAATGCAGGCGCTCATTGAAAAAGACTGGCTAGCATTTGGTCATCCATTTGAAGAGCGAATGGGAATGCCAGCTGTATCTGGATGCAGTGATAAGCCTCTTGATTTATCTAGGCAATCTTCAGTTGGGAGTTTTCCATCATCACCCATGCGACAGTCATCAGGATCACTCGCACCTCAAGCTCCTAGTTCTTCTCATGCACAGAACCAATATTCTCCTATATTTTTGCAGGTTACTGTTATTTTATGCATGCCCTAATACACTGAATTTTAGGAATACCAACTGGTTATCATGATTATTTTGGCAACGCAAAATCATAGGGGATTAGGGATTACCATATGATTTGCATTGAGCCTGACACATTGAGATTGTTTTGAAGATCTAAATACATGAATAGATAGTATTGATCTTgtgaaaaagataaataattgcTCAGGATTCCCTCCTTTTCCCTTCCTCTCTGTGTTTGTgataaagaagagagaaattttGGATACTTAGGTTTAACGCTGCATTTATGTGCCAAatgtgttcaattttttttttaccttatacTGGGGTTGTAAGCTAGAGATGTGAAGGCAAGAGTATAATGCATAGGATCTTCAAGCAATTGTAGAATCTACTAGAAGGATTGGTTTGAAGGTGAGGATGGTAGGGGTATTGTTAAGGAAGTCCACTTAAAAAAGCCtaaataatagtgataatagtGACAACACCCTATTTGTTTGAATGTCCAATAGTATATTTCAATCCAAGTGAACTTGAGAATCTGTTGTGTAAGATGGTCTTTGCTAAGTTCTAAAAATAGTTAATGTGTTCTGCAGTGGATTGATTGTGTTTCACAATTATTGCGGATGTATCCCTTTGCTTTTGAGTTCTCCTCGGTATgtgtgattttcttcttttatgatactcatccttgcatgcattagAAGTTAGCTGTTGAGATGATCAAATAAGTTGAAGAAACTGGTTTTGTTTCCTCATCTCACTTTTTTCTGACTAGTGTATTGTTTGATGGCTTAGGCTTTCCTGGTGGACGTATTGGACTGTGTGCTTTCATGTCGTTTTGGTAACTTCTTCTGCAATAGGTGattccttttctcttattaCTTTTTAACTTCTGCATAGGGATATCTTAAATAGATTAAGGCCTGTGGCTTCTGGCATGCCTTTACTTGATCTGTCCGTACTACATGGATTAGAAGGTGATATAAGTAATTTAGaatcaagaaattttaatttcaaactcaatACTGGATTGGAAGCTGAAAATTCAGAATATCTCAAGACAAACATGGATTCAGCAAATCTTTGCATGAACCAGAAACTAGAATAAAGAAGAGCTGCTTCATTTCCTTTAATCTTAAAGTTTAACAGATCATCTGTAGTTTGATCATCTTCTTTGGATATAGAGaagtttgataaatttaaaaaatgaaagtgGTATCAATGTCCTGAAAGGGGTTACGGCAAATATAATTCCCATAGAGGCACCATACTGATTTATTCTACCAAAATGATTAATGACATTGTTGCATCTTCTCAGATGCATATATGACATCTGTTTGTTGCATATTTGTGGCAATGCAGGGTCATCCGTTGGATGATTTCTGGTAGAAATCCCTTCATCTTCCTAGAAATAAAGAGACAATCATGTAGCTTTGTCTGAAGCATGGTAGTGCATCTGTGTAGGAATTTGTCGTATTTGTGGCATTTGGTTTTAGAACAGTTCATTAGAGCATGCAGTTTCTTCTTTCCTAAGTGAAGTTCAAGCAGTCAATTCTTCTCCTTCTCATAAAAGTGGCAGTTCCTCAGTGTAAAAAGTGATGACCCCCAAATTTATCATCTTTTTGATCGTGCATGTTTTCTTGTCAGCCCGTTCATTGTACTTATTGACTACCTCTTAGGTTGGACTAAAACTTGGTTCCTGTTGAAGGCAGACCAAGGGGCAACTTTATGCATAAATGCTGAACATTAGGATATTGCGTGCAGAGAACCCTCACCGTGTCCTGTTTACTCTAATCACTCTAGCACATAATGGGACCTGTCCTGTCAACTCCAATTATTGTAGAAACATTAAAATATCTCTTTCTTAGTGTTAGTCTAAATTTTTCAGTGAGAAGGAAAGGCAGCTAGTTGGTGTCTCTGAATCTTGTGGATGCTTGTGGGCTTATTTGGCTGATTTGCGTTCTTCAGAGGGAAGGTCTCATGTGCACTATAACCTTTTCTATAGTCCTCTGAAACATAATGGCCCATTGTTACCTCCAGCAGCAGCTTTAGCCCCGACTCTATGGCCCCAGTTCCATCTTCGATGGGCTTGTCCTTCAGAAGCCCAAGCTGGGGAGCTTGAAGCTCAATGCCGGAATATGTCTTTAAAATTCTCTGAACTACAGAAGGTAATGAACTACTTTCTTGCTACTGAACCAATACAATGTTCTCATAAAAACACGATCCTTTGGAGTAATGTAGTCCTTTTGGTTTGCCCTCGTCTGACTGATCAGGGTATaatatattctttcaatttcttcttctttcatttttctatttggttTGCACCTTAGTCTGCTTTTTCATTGACTCTGTCACTTACCTGACCAGGCAAAAGAAGGAGCAGAGAAGAAAGCTAAAGAAACCACAAATGCCATGGAATCATTATCTGCAGAACTACAGAATGAGAAGCGACTCAGTAGCTCTGCTATGGCATTGGCTAAGAGGGCGAGCAAGGAAAGTGCAGCCATAAAGCGAGCTATACAGTCATTGGGATGCAAAGTTCATTTTGCTGGCGGTGGTGACACTACTGTTGATATCGAGACCAACCCTATGGGAATTACACAGGAATCTGTGTTTTCTCACTCAAAAAGAGAATCTGATGGTATTGTCCAGCATCAATACAATTCAGATCTATCGATTTCCATTTCAGCAGTGGCAGATGATGTTGTTTCCAACAATCCACTCGATCGAGTGTGTGGTGCTATATGCCCTTCACGCTCAAGAGATGGAGGCTGCCGGTGGCCAGAGGCTGGTTGTGCTCAATTATGTAGTCAGTTTATTGGGGTGAAGGCAAACTACGACGCAATTGATAGTCTCTCTATATACGAAACTTATTTTGACACAGTAAGTACCTCATAACTCTATTATCCATGCATTGATATAGACTTAAATTCTCCGTAATAATTGGTTTGAGTTGTTTTCATAGAGAGAAGAAGGGAAATAGAGTTTAAAGAGAAGTTTGATATTATAGCTCTCAAGCAACTCAAGCGTAGGGTCAGTGCAGAACCCTCAGATTTTGAAATCGGGACTGTTCATACAGAGAACATAGAGTTAGTACCACACTATCATTTAGCGTAGTCGTTCTTTGGGAACAAAACAAGCAAGCTTGTTCCCTCACAAGAGAAAAGACAAGCAAAGCTTGAGGTGGTGATGCAGTGAAGGGCAGATGTATATCAAAGGGGTCAgcttttcatccttcaatcatCACGGTAGCTTTTTTTCTCCCTCAATAACAGTTTGCTGTACAGATTTCAAACAATTTAAACATAcccattctttttttctatcacCATAAATGTATAGAGCAATATTCATAACATGGGATTTTTTCATTGTTCGTAAAAAAGATCCcacaattttatgttttatccatgttccttttcttcctttcctttgGGCATAGAAAGAGAACCGAAATGGATTATCACGCTTCCATGGCTATTTCGCTGAAACAtctcttccctttttttatattcactATAAAATGAAGAATCTTTATGTACATCATGGGTTACATCGATGCTACCCCTCCTGCTGTATATGCAACTTTAGGATAACAGAGAACATTTTACACAGGATACAACACTGGGGCGAAAATTATTCCTGTCACAATGAAGCAGCATTGGGAAATCCCACATTTCTCAGAATTTATTCACCAATCACCACCTGCCAGCTTGATCATTCACGGGTATGACCGTAAGAGTAAAGCAACTCCTGCCCACCTCATGTATTGCAGACAGCAGCTCTAAATTCGAATGCCAAATGGAGCTGCCAATGCCAGTCTCCAATGCTCACGGGCTGGTGCCGATAATTAGATTACGGTCCAAATAGTAATAATGCATTGGTTCGCTGCCATATATAACTAGCACTAGTCTTCGAAGCGTCGGCGTAAAAAAGAATCCATAGGCGTTTAACTAATCCTTCCTGCTTGATCAATTAAAGTGCCAACTTGGTCTCCACATAATGCTCTTGAGATGTTCCCAGGCTCGAGCAAATTAAAGACCACCACTACACACGACACATAAGAATTAGCAACGTAAGTGGGTTTGGGAGGATGAGGGAGGAGTTGTTGATACAGGAAGCGCAAATCAGTATAAGAAAATCATTACAAACCAGGAATCCCATTCTCTTCACAGTACGTAATTGCCATCATGTCCATTGAGGTAGCCCCCCTCGAAACCACGTCTCTGAATGATATGTGATCCAGTATTATATTGCTGCTACCAGCATGGCTATCATAGACGCCATTAACAATGGTACCTTTAAGGAGTGCATCTGCATTgactaatcaaagaaaaaaaaacaaaacaggcaTCAAGATTTCATCCCGAACAAAGGCAAGGGCAGAAAATATAGTAAAAGCAGGCAGAGGGCAATACTCTCAGAAGCTCTCAAAGCAGCTGCTGTGTCAGTAGTAAATAGAGGATTCCCAGCACCAGCACCAACGCCACCAAATATGACAACTCTTCCTTTCTCGAGATGTCGAATGGCCCGTTGCCTGCTATAGGGTTCAGCTAACTCTGGCATTGCAAATGCACTTTGCACACGAGCTTGAACACCGTGCTTCTCCaaggctgattgaagcaaaacTGAATTCATAACTGTTGCCATCATGCTGACATCATTACATCACAAGTTAGCACATCACAAACTAGCAACAGGCAAGTTTAGGATTAAGACAGTACAAAGAGATTTTAAGCTATTATACATGCTACTGGGAAAGGCAAACATAGTTAACAGGACAACATTCAGGATTCGATGACTGAAATAGATACTTCAATGCAAATTCTAAGAGGACGGTGCATCACCCAATCTGGTATGCAGTAGGCCTCTCTAAGCCAGTAGCAGAAATCCACGATTCTCCACAAAAGAAATTACGACCTCCAAGAACAATCGCTATCTATAAAAAGCACACAAGAGTAAGCATCTTGTAATTTGAGTCTGCATTGCAGGACACCAGCAAGAAAAAGGATTTGGGCAAATACCTCCAGTCCAACACGGCTAGCTGTTGCTACTTCCTGAGCAATCTGCATAGCTACCTAGAAACAGAAGAAAGCAGCTTAGCTTGCATTTTTTATGTATCATCATTCCATAGATAAAAGAATCATCCAAATACTGAATCTTGCACCTTGGGGTCAATATTCTGGCAATTCCCAGCCAATGCAGAACCGCTGATTTTAAACACTACTCTCCGCCATTTTAAATTCGTCACCGGTTTAGTTTTGAGACTATTAGCAAAGGCAGCACTGCCAGATGTATACCTGCACATAGACGTTGGGATATGCAATCAGTCACACATAGCAAAATCATCAAATTAGCCATCTTAAACCATTCCACAACCACCTGACAATTCTTCTGTTTAACCAAAATCCAACAATCAATTTCAAATTTGCATCAATTTAGTATAATCgcagaaaatcaaaacaaaaaaccaaccaaaaacaccaataaaaatCCAAACCCTCACTCATCCAAAAACACTACCTTTTCACTTGCTTAACCACCACATTAGCATTCCCACAACTCCCTCCACCACCACCCTCACTATCTCccccagcagcagcagcagcagcaccaccaccaccaccaccactactcTTCCCATTGCACGCATTCCCCATGATCACCTCGATATGTTTAAACCAATGCCAACTACTCCCACTCCCACTAATCCTCTGTAACTCCACTTTATACCTCTTCTTCAAATTATCAATCTTATTCTTACACTGCTCCACACTCTTCTTATTATTACTCCCTCCTCTCTCACTCACGGCTTCCGCTACTTCCTCCCAATCTCTCCCTCTCAAATTCCCTCTATTCAACTGATTAAATTTCTCCGTGTACGCCTCCAGCAAACACGATATCGCCGTATCGCTCCATTCCTCTCTATCCTTCCTGTAATCTCGGTAATCGCTGGATTCTAACTCTGTGTTGCTGTTTGATTTCGATctcttattgttgttgttgtagtaGTGGTTTTGGTGGTTGCGTTTCGAGGAGGGTGTGGCGGACGATTTGTCGTGATCGGAGTAGTAGTAATCGCCGGTTGTCGTGACGGAGGCGGCATCTGGGTGGCGCGTTGTAGGGTGAGGAGGCGGCGCGTCGAGGAGGGGGAAATCGTCGGCGGACATCGGAAAATAGGGTTAGGGTTAAGATTTCGATTCGGGGGTGGGGGAGAAGATGTTAGGGGAGACGACGTTAGAGGGATGGGTGACGGAGTGAGGGGGTTAGGCGGTTCGGTTTTATAATAGGGATTTGAGTCGCAGTTGGTGTAACGGATCCGTTTAAAACAAGAGAGGGAAGTAACGCGTTCGGTTAGTAAAGaggttaaatttgattattagggtgttaaaacttcaaaaagaaaaaagaaaaaacgttACAGCTGAAAACTGAAAATagttaaaatgttgtttttatttctctgttttaaatctaacttgaatcaagattgtttggtattatggtttcttttatttttagttttatgattaaaaaatcaattattcgTTGATTAATCCGAAATCCAATAACCTAAGCCAagtttgatatgatttttattttttaattttatttatctatattaggttagataaataaaaataaatcaagttattattatttcttaccATTCATTAAATCATGTCagtttaacttaaatttaagtATTTAGATTTAAAACACATGACCAAAACGTGAAAGAATCTCAATGTATTTACAAGAAATTGGTATCAAGAGCATAGCATTGTCATCGACACATTTACGACCGACGGGATAagggtaagaaaaaaattaaaaaattaattaaatcaaaaaaattaaatatatatatttttaaaaatgatgttgtaaaaaaaaacttattagaatatttaaaaaaccaactaatttgattttggttttataaatttgaaattaaaaaatcaaactaaacccaaaaaaaccgAGTTAAATCCGAATCTAatccattaaaaattaaaagaaaatccaaaaaataatataattttttatttttaatataaaatcattaaaccTAAATTGAtcggttgatttttatttgattttattttagttctaatttttttatataaaaatattcaatttagttattaaaaaattcagtttagttatcgaataaaaaataaattagatgttCGATCTTCGATTCATTTATATAAGCTTGAGATGACTGCGACGAGAACAAGTCTTAAATCTAACCACAAATCATTCACAATtgagttaagaaaataaataaaataaataatttcaaccAATTTCATTTTTGGCATATTAGGCCTTCAAAACTCCAAAATTACCTCATAGAAGAGGGTTTTGAACACTACAGAATGAAAGGTTATATATTATAGTGGCTTGGTGAGTGCTTTAGTTCTCACCAAGAAACCAATATAAACAGTTCCCCCAACGCTCTCTCAACACAAACTTGAAATACCAGTTGGAGGAGATAGGATAGTGTTTCCCTTGTTAGGGTATGTGAAGAAAGCACAAGAAGTAAAGTGACAGGACACCTAGCATCCAGTCATTAAGTGTATGGAAATCAGATAAGCAAATTACACAGCCGGTCGATGTTCAACTGCACATTAAAGGTAGGAGAAGAGGCAGAATTTGagataagaaaggaaaaattgCACGTTCTATTTCCACGCTTCTTCGGAATCATTCTTCGTCTGCTGGAGATTGATACCCGTCATTTGACTGATCGTCATCAGATGATGCCTTCTTGGCTCTCTCGTTTCTTTCCTGCCACCTTGCCCATATCCACTTCAAAACAATGAACCCTCCAAGTGCATACACCTGAAAGCAGATTAGCTAattcaattaattgaaaaaataaaaataaaattactgcATCTGCTGTCTTGGTTCACAGTAGAGTGAAAGGTGAAGAGAACTGGTCTCCTGGCAAAGGAGCTATGACCAGCACTGGCTGCTCCCATTACAAGAGATACGGacaaaactaaactaaaaccTTAGCATTCTATTCCTCTTGAAAAGAGGAAAAGACAAGCAACGGATAATTCTATTAGTTGCTTGAGACTTTTGAGTTACAATTCCAACAGAAGGATATATATGAAGATTATAAGGATTACAGCCCCACATCACAACATCACAAAATCAAATCACAAGTGTCTTAAAGATTATTTACACGGCACAATTAGGTGGGATCTTGTACAGATGTAAAGGGAACTGGAGTTTTCAAAGCAAGAAAGATTTAAGGAGGATGGAGAGGGAGTGGTGACAGGAAGTTCAACAGCATCATAAGTATATATGCATGCTAGCATACATATCAGCATACAAAGGTGtctgttcaaaaaaaaaagaagaagaagatgatttgCCGCAAGAATCAATGACAGAAAATCAACATCATTGATTAATAGTAGCTAGAGAAGGTTGAAGATGGTGGACATGAGAAACTCAACAAACTATAGTACAGAAGTGAAAACTTAGAAAGGAAATTCATTAAGTCACTAACAACATGCCCAAAGAACAAGTCAGTCAAAAGCTAAACTAATTGAGGACCACTGGCTTCGCATAAATGACTATATAAGCTTCAAGTACTCCATAATTTCCATAGCCTGAGTGGAAGAGAGATGTACACTACCACTTTTTTCCTATCTACAGAAGCTCACGGGTTAGATGAGAATACCATAGCCTGCATTCAGAAATTCCCTTCCTTTCATACATTCTCTAACCTAATTTCACAATCACGTTAACTTCACTACCTGTTTGAATTAAGCTACCATATTCTCTCCTAACAATAACCATAAATTCATTCAGATTTTGTCATATAAATCCAAGGTTTCATTACCCAAATCTCAATCAACCCATAAACACTTTAATCCTTCACTATTTATCAAAGCAAACACCTTTCAAATGCCAACATTTACATTACCCAGCATAAGAGCTCGCTATCAGATAGTTTCCACTTTTGAATGGTAAATGCTTAGCATCCAGCAAGAAGACCATGCTGCAGAAAcaaaatatcttgaaaataaaCTTTACAAACTCCCTCGTCTTCTGTGATACTTGACCACTCTTGTTTCCTACATTTCTAACAATCTATGCCCATACActgcaaaaataataataatcagaaTTCCTTTCTAACTCATCTTAGCATATGATTTCCCATAAAACTACATGGAAATAAAAAGATCCCtaattttcacaaaaaaaaaaatttacaacaaaacaaaagccCTACACCTCAAATTTAAATGCTATACGATTTTTTCCACTTTTTATAACACCCCGAGACAAAACACAGAAACATCAACAGACCTGCCAAATGATCACAGGATTATGAGTCCTTCCACTGCCCTCTTCAACCTCAACCTCAATCGATGAAGGAACTAAAGAACGAGTATTTGGGAAGCTGACAATATTGGGTTTCTGAATTCCACTCTCGTTTTCTCCTCCTTCAATAACTACTGCTATTTTCGGTTCCTCTTTAGCCAGAGGGACTGGCTTGTTAAAGAAAGGAACTTTGAGCTCAAACTttggaaaaattgaaaacagaTTTCTGGGTTTTTGAGAGCTGTCTTTTTGGGTCACGATTTTGCTGTTTTCAGTTTCCGCCATTGTTTTCTGAGAGGATTTGGGGCGTGGAAGGATTGTTCAGGGTTTTTGGGGTTTTGTAGTTGAGCGGAGAAAGCAGAGTAGAGCACGTGATGAGTGATGGGAAAGaggtaatattttaataaatggtaaaaaaaaaaataagataattac
This window contains:
- the LOC133697220 gene encoding uncharacterized protein LOC133697220, whose amino-acid sequence is MSADDFPLLDAPPPHPTTRHPDAASVTTTGDYYYSDHDKSSATPSSKRNHQNHYYNNNNKRSKSNSNTELESSDYRDYRKDREEWSDTAISCLLEAYTEKFNQLNRGNLRGRDWEEVAEAVSERGGSNNKKSVEQCKNKIDNLKKRYKVELQRISGSGSSWHWFKHIEVIMGNACNGKSSGGGGGGAAAAAAGGDSEGGGGGSCGNANVVVKQVKRYTSGSAAFANSLKTKPVTNLKWRRVVFKISGSALAGNCQNIDPKVAMQIAQEVATASRVGLEIAIVLGGRNFFCGESWISATGLERPTAYQIGMMATVMNSVLLQSALEKHGVQARVQSAFAMPELAEPYSRQRAIRHLEKGRVVIFGGVGAGAGNPLFTTDTAAALRASEINADALLKGTIVNGVYDSHAGSSNIILDHISFRDVVSRGATSMDMMAITYCEENGIPVVVFNLLEPGNISRALCGDQVGTLIDQAGRIS
- the LOC133696360 gene encoding uncharacterized protein LOC133696360 — translated: MAETENSKIVTQKDSSQKPRNLFSIFPKFELKVPFFNKPVPLAKEEPKIAVVIEGGENESGIQKPNIVSFPNTRSLVPSSIEVEVEEGSGRTHNPVIIWQVYALGGFIVLKWIWARWQERNERAKKASSDDDQSNDGYQSPADEE